The window TTCGCCTTCGCAACCGGTACGGCCTCCTCACCGCCTATCCTGCCGCATGGACCAAGACGGAAGCCGTGCTGCCAGCGGAGaagggccaccggcggcggcagccgggcCAACCCCTTCATCTCGCTCTCCTCCGTCGCCCGGCATTGAGGCTTTGGCCGCAGGTGATTCTATTTCTGTTCCTACTTCTTGTGATTCCCCACTTTATCATCCTTTTTCTCTCCCGACTATTTTTACTTGTTTCCTATGCAAAGAATCAGACGCCCGGTGCATTGCGTCTCTCCTAGATTCGTCATTCATAACTACAGTTTTAAAAAAACTCGGCCTGCGGAGGAAGAAACCACCGAGTATTCACGCAGTCCGAGAAAATCCTTGAACCCTGCACTACCTTTATGCACCACCTGGGGCGCCGTTACCTGTGTGAGTCCGGGCCGGGATCTTCCTTTCGTGTTTTGGCATGACGGcgggcgaggggatttttttaaacCCAGTCTGAAATTCGCTTCAGCTGGAAGTCAAATCTAGGACTGGAAGAGTGCTACCGAGGTCACCTAACCAATCCGGCTAGGCACCCATTCACAACTCCAGTTTAATATAACTACAAATATACTGATTAGCATATAAAAATGTGTATATCATACATTATATGCATTTTATGATAATGCAGTACGTGTTGGTTGAGGATTTCAATATCTTTCTATTTTACTCATCGAACGCTAATTTTAAATGGTTTTGGACCCTTAACTCGGGCACCCGGATTCCGATTGGGACTCCGATTGACGGACCAAAGAATCATTTCTTGCTAGATTTAGATATAGAGATTTAGTGCAGTATGGGTATCACGGTATTGTAGCACTGCATTGAGCCATCCCAAAATGCAATCCTTGGCCACAAGGCTATGGAACTGTGCCTTACGACATGAGATTTGTCTGAGCTGCCTAGGTAGCTCCTTCTAAAGCTCTCACGGCTTTTCGATTTGTTGCTACATAATTGTTTGCTGATGTTTTATTAAAAATTCACATTATCAGTCATCAAACTTGAATACATGATACATGTAGCTTTACACTTATTCGTGTCATCTAACTAGCCTAATCACATGAACGCCTAGTTACATGAATGCTTCAACACTTAATTTAACTGACCCCTGCTCATACTTATTCTCATGTGAGTTGTTTTGCTCTATGGATGAGCTGCAACGTACTATCCGTTAATTTTATGTGCTAGTTGAAAACAGGATTTACGCATTATTACTGAACCAATAAAACAAATAGATAGATGGTTTATTCTGTTCAGCATAGTTGTCTTATAGACAATTTTCAGTGAGTTCCGCAGGTAGTTCACTGAAGAACAGTCAGTTTTCTGCTCAGTAGTTTGAGTTTATTTCGAGTTCAGGACCCATGAACAAAATCCGAGTTTGGGTAATGGAAAACTGCTAAATCCCTTCATAttctttttagataaaggaataaCATTATCCCAGACAATGTCTCAGCCAAGGTTATCCCTTCATAATTGTGAACCTGTATAGAATATCTTACTTGGCTTGGACATTTGGAGTGTGCAATAGCATTCATAGCACTAATTCATATTTTAAATGCAGAAGCTTTGGCTTTTGATGGACAAAGCAATGAGGAGGTAAGAACTCTTATATTGATTTTAGGTTGATGTGCACGTGGTCATCTTTAGAAAATATGGAGACAAAACTGTATTTGAAATTGTTTCATTGCCTTTGCAGTCAATTGATGTCAAAGTGGAGAAAGCTCTGGAGTGTCCATGTTTAGATGACTTGAAAAGAGGTCCTTGTGGAAGCCAATTTATTGATGCATTTTCATGCTATCTCAAGAGTACCAAAGAAGAGAAggttgaatattttaaatttcagaAACCTTTCTGACTTACACAGGGTGAAAGTCGTAGATGAAATCCTAGTAATTCTGCATTTTAGTAAGCTGCTTGTTTTCTATACTTGTCAAAAGAATTTGTTGTTTTAAGTTCTGATATCCTAGTTACAATGGATTGATGGTACATTAGAAAAATCTTTTGAAGCTGATTCTCATATGTAAAAGATTATTGGAGTAGTGATATTAATTTAACTTTCCTGGAAAAGGGAAGCTTGTTGTATTTTTACTtccatcatcttcaaaactTGCATAATTTTATTACTAGGCTTACTCTCGTATCCAAATTGTGGGTGGCTATCCACTTTGTTGTAGCTGTTCATTTCTGCTAGATTTCTCCTTGATAGAAACAACTTGCTTGTTCTTGCTCTGCAGGGATCAGACTGTGTCGACCCCTTCATTGCCTTACAGAACTGCATTGGAGAAAACAAAGAGGCGTTCATCAAGGAAATTCTAGAAGAAGAGGAAAATGATGAAGCTGAGAAGTCTAACCTCAAAGTTCTGCCTCCAGCATGGTCCAGAGAACCAAAATCAAAGACACGAGGTCGTTCGAAATAAGAGGGGTACTCTAAGCGAAGTGACATTCCCATAGTCTGAGATACTTTTCGCCACAGTTCTTCTGCAGTTCTCCAATTTGGTCAGTTTCAGGGAAACCGGAGCAAGTGATCTCGTATCATACACGGAAAGAAATAGGAGCAGACGTAGCCAAAATATTACACGCGTCAAATATAATGACATATTGTATTACGTCGGAATCATTGTCTGGCAATTATAGATTACGCTGATGGATTGTATCAACTGAAGACCAGATGAAAATGTTGCTCCTTGAGACAACGGACCTTTTATTGAACAAGCAGATTCCTAAGGTTGTGGTTTTATCACATCGACGCTACATGTTGTTGCATTTACAAATGGTTGCACTAATGATACAAGCTGTTACATTACATGAACTTATATACTGTTGGTCGTAGGATAGGATTAATCTGCAAGTACTGAAGAATATGTGGCAATCAACTGAACTGCCACGGATCGGTCCAGTTTTGGGCCTCAGGCCCAGGGCCCAGTCCTCGACAGAGTCACTTGCGCAGTTGCCACAACAGTACAACACCGCGCGCGGGTCAAGTCAGACCACCTCTTGTCCTCTTTGTTCCCCTTCTCTATCCTCAGACGGAGGCGCCCGCGCGACTAATCTCGAAGCTTCCGCTCGGAGccagggttagggtttcatccCCGCTCGTCGTGAGACCAAGCCATGTCCGGGCGCGAGGTCCGCGAGTACACCAATCTTAGCGACCCCAAAGGTGTGCGCCTCCTTTCGCGCCCACCAATTCATCGAGTTACCCTAACCCCTACTTTTTTTCCCCCTTTCCGATTTTCTCATCGAATTCCTGAGTGAGGTTTTGGGCCCTGTGCATGTGCAGATAGGAAGTTTGGGAAGGGGAAGGATAAGATCGACGATGAGGACATTACCTTCCAGCGCATGGTTGCAAAGGTTAGACCGAATCGTCTTACCGCTGCAGCGGCATTACCCTTTTGCTGTGCTGTATATATCTGTATGTTCATTTTAGGATTTTCTGGCTTAAATGTAGGCATGCTAAACTATGTGGCATCATTTTTGTTAGGCGTTTAGTTTTCTATTTCTGTTGAATGATACTCTCCGGGCAGGTTTGCTTTAGAAGTACAGGCAATTCTTGTTGTTGGTTGCTGATAACTAAGTTATGCAAGTATCACGGTGAACAACTGAACATGCCAATTTCGTGTGTTTGTTGTGTCTTGGTGTGGCCTTGGTTTTTTACATGGATTGGTGGAGAAGTAGATAAGGCAGGACATGAGGACACTACACTACATTTTGACTTGTTTTTACTGAGCCAAATATGTATCAAATGAGGGTTAAAAATCAATTTTGAATTGTAACAGAAAATTGTAGCTTGCCAATGTAGTTCGCTTGTTGACACCTATAATTGGAAATAAGCATAGGCCTTCAGTTTTTATATCTAGAAAACATTGTTGTGTCTCAGTCAACCTTCTATGTATTTGAGCTGTTTGTGACTTCTGAGTGCTTTGTAGATGCTTCTGTGTTGCATCTGCATCCTTGAGGTATAACTGGGTTGGCTTCTCCATTGTGAAAAAGGTAAAATTAAAGGTCTTAGAGTCAGCAGCATGCATTATCTGCTCAAACCAATGCTAGTGTTAGTAATAACAATATCACATTTCAATCATTTGTTGGTCATGGGTACATGAGGACATGGTTCTcatggcgtcgcctaggcgtcaaGGCACTCCCCTTATTTTGGGCTTAGGCATCATGGGCGGCGGTGATTCACCACACCTCGCCTTACCGCCGTAAGAACCATGCATGAGGATATCTTGCCTTTTCTTGAAATATTGATTCCATCATCACTATGCACTTCCATTAGGCATCAAAGTACAATGTTCTTATAACATGCCCTGACAGGGATTTTGGCTCTCTACTCCGCGGTTGATACCAACAGATGCAAGAGGTTGCTGGTGAAAGAGGAGGCTATCTTCATGGACGAGGAGGTATTTCATGCTTCTTTTATTGGAAAATTCATGTAGGCTCATTGTTAACCTTGTCGTCTGTACCATTGTGTTCTTCAGCATTGGATAGTGATGATCTGCTTTACCTGAAAGAGCAAATGGAAGCTGAGGAAGATGCAGAGCGTCTTCTCCGTCGTACGGAGAAGCGGGCATTTGCTGCTTTTAAGATATCCCTTATTGAATATTGTAACTTCACTTTTCTGGTTATACACTTAAGATAAGAATATAA is drawn from Panicum virgatum strain AP13 chromosome 1N, P.virgatum_v5, whole genome shotgun sequence and contains these coding sequences:
- the LOC120656581 gene encoding mitochondrial intermembrane space import and assembly protein 40 homolog encodes the protein MQDQDSPPSPVSATPVLAVADICSPSPSQPVRPPHRLSCRMDQDGSRAASGEGPPAAAAGPTPSSRSPPSPGIEALAAEALAFDGQSNEESIDVKVEKALECPCLDDLKRGPCGSQFIDAFSCYLKSTKEEKGSDCVDPFIALQNCIGENKEAFIKEILEEEENDEAEKSNLKVLPPAWSREPKSKTRGRSK